ACCGATTTCATCGCCGTAATACATAATCGGGGTACCAGGAAGTGAGAAGAGCAAACTATTCAATAACTCCATCCGGCGGCGGGAGTTGTCGAGCAATGGCGCAAGCCTTCGGCGAATACCGACATTTACCCGCATCCGAGGATCCTTGGCATATTCGCGGTACATATAATCCCGCTCCTCGTCGGTAACCATCTCCAAGGTGAGTTCGTCGTGGTTACGCAGAAAAATCCCCCATTGGCAGTTAGCCGGGATTTCAGGGGTACGCTCCAGAATTTCGGTGATGGGTCGGCGATCTTCCTGACGGAGCGCCATGTAGATCCGGGGCATAAGCGGGAAGTGAAAGGCCATCTGGCATTCATCCCCTTCCCCGAAATAAGCCGCCGTATCTTCCGGCCACTGATTGGCCTCAGCCAGAAGTACCCGGTCATTATAGTGAAGATCCATCTCCCGCCGAATCTCCTTGATCACGGCATGGGTTTCAGGGAGATTCTCGTTAGTGGTGCCTTCACGGACGCAGAGATAGGGCACAGCATCAAGCCTGAGTCCATCCACTCCCATATCGAGCCAGAAGTTAAGCACCCTGGTAACCGCCTTTATCACCTGAGGATTATTAAGATTCAGATCTGGCTGATGAGTAAAGAATCGATGCCAGTAATAGGCCTTGGCCACCGGATCCCAGGCCCAGTTGGAGGTCTCGGAATCCGTGAAAATGATTCGTGTATCAGGAAATTTGGTATTAGTGTCGCTCCAAACATAATAACGATGGTGAGCCGATCCAGGCTTAGCCCGGCGCGCTGTCTGAAACCAGGGATGTTGATCTGAAGTGTGATTAATTACCAGTTCGGTAATGACCCGCAATCCTCGACGATGGGCCTCTCGCACAAATTGCCGAAAATCACGAAGTGTGCCGTAATCGGGATGAACTCCCCGGTAATCGGAGATATCGTAACCATCGTCCTTAAAAGGCGAAGGATAAAAGGGAAGCAGCCAGATAGTGTTGACTCCGAGATCTTGAATATAGTCAAGCTTGCTGATGAGTCCCGGAAAATCGCCAATGCCGTCACCGCTGCTATCGCAAAAGGCCTTGACGTGAAGTTCATATATGATGGCATCTTTATACCACAGGGGGTCACCCTGACTTTTCGCGTGCATAAGTTAAGTGTCCTTACATAAAGTAATCGAAATCCCGCTCTGTCCGTACTCGTCGACGAAGCAAGAAAATTTGAGCCGGCGATAAGGCCGGATCGAGACGGAGATAGTTACGGGTGCCTTGCCAGAGATAACGGCCTGCTCCCAGCAGGTCATGAACCTGGTAAGACTCGGTCTCACCGATGCCAAATTCTCCCACCGGGAACTGTAACCACCCTTCATGGGCATGATGAGGATCGAGGTTAACCGCCACCAGGATGATATTATCGTTATCCGACGTCGTTTTGCTGTAGCAGAGGATCTGTTCGTTGTCCACGGGATAGAAGCGCAGCCGAAAATTATGGGCAAGGGCCGGATTATCACGACGGATCCGGTTGATCCGCTTGATGAAATCCGAGAGCCCACCCTGCCGATTCCACTCTCTTTGGCGGATCTGAAATTTTTCCGAATCCAGATATTCCTCGGTACCGGGCAAGGCCTCAGCCTCGCAGTGTTCGAACCCGCTATACACCCCGTAACTGGAACTTAAGGTGGCAGCAAGAACCAGTCGGGCAAGAAAAGCGGGGCGTCCGCCAAACTGGAGATACTCAGGCAGAATATCCGGGGTATTGACAAAAAAATTCGGTCGAAAGAACTCCCGCACCCCGCTCTGAGTAAGTTCGGAGAGGTATTGAGTGATTTCATGACCGGTGTTGCGCCAGGTAAAATAGGTATATGATTGATTAAAACCGGCTTTAGCCAAGGCATACATAACTGCAGGTCTGGTAAAGGCCTCTGCAAGGAAGATAACATCGGGCCGTGCGGTTCGAACCTCCCGGATAAGCCACTGCCAAAAACGAAGCGACTTGGTATGAGGGTTATCAATACGAAAAACAGTAACACCCTGGTCCATCCAGAAAAGAACGACTTCTGCCAGCGCTTGCCAGAGTGTGCGCCACTCCTGGCACTCGAAATCCAAGGGATAGATGTCCTGATATTTCTTAGGCGGGTTCTCAGCATATTTGATACTACCGTCCGGTCGATGCCGAAACCACTCGGGATGCTCATGTACCCAGGGATGATCGGGCGAACATTGAAAGGCGATATCAAGAGCAACCATAAGATTGTGCCTATGGGCTGCTTCCACAAAATGCCTAAAGTCATCCAGTGTTCCAAGATCCGGATGAACAGCGCAATGTCCACCCTCTTCCGCGCCAATAGCCCAAGGACTACCGGGATCATCCGGCCCTGCAGTCAAGGTGTTATTTGGCCCCTTACGGTACGTTCGGCCAATAGGATGAATTGGTGGCAGATAAAGGATGTCGAAACCCATGTTAGCGACATAGGGTAAAAGGGCCTCTGCCTCACGAAAAGTACCGGACCTGCCGGGAACAGACGTCGCTGAACGAGGAAAAAGTTCATACCAGGCGCTAAATCGAGCGTGGACCGGATCTACATCTACAGTGAAAGCAGGATGCTCAGTGGACTTAGCACGATCAGGATACCGAAGCATAAGGGCGTTCAAATCAGGGGCAAGACCTGCTTCAATTCTGACTTCCGCAGACCGATTCAAATCGGCCAGAAAAGAAGCGTGATCGACAAGCTGAGATCGATCAACAAGGGAGGCGCGACCAACTGCTTGTTCCACCATAACCGCCCCTTCGAGAAGTTCACTTGCCACGTCCTGGCTAGCCGCAACCTTCTTCCTTATTTCCTCTCGCCAGGTGGCGAAGTGATCTGCCATGCCGATAACGGAATACACATAAGGCTCAAGAGACGTAATCAGAAAAGAAGCCCTCCAGCGATCATTTCCAATACAATGCATGGGGATCTCCTGCCATTCACTTTTCGCACTCGACCGGTAACGGAGGATAACGATGAGATGATCGTGACCGTCAGCAAAGACATCCGCCGTAACGGTTACCGCCTCTCCCGGAGTCCGTTTGATCGGGTAGCGGCCATCGTCAACCGAGGGCCGGACATTTTCAATCCACACACGACGGGCCAGATTCTCATCCGGGAGAGAGACTTTGTGAGCGCTGTCCTTCATGCTGCAACCTCCTAATTTCACAAAAAAACATGACCTTAACCATTGATATTGGGTTTGGGCACAAAAAATTCAGCAACAGGAAACTGACTGAGATCCTTATCAAGTCCCACACGGAAATAGGTATTGACCCAGTGAAAAATATCATTTTTCTTTATTGAACGTCTCATCTTTCTCATTCTGGCCTGCCGTGTTTCCTTATCCATGATAAACGCTTCGTAAATCACATCAGCAACCCCCTCGATATCGTAAGGATTGACCAACAGCGCTCCACTATGCAGCTGCGCTGCCGCGCCGGCAAATTCACTCAAGATCAAAATTCCGTTATCATCAATGCTGCATGCACAGAACTCCTTGGCGACCAGATTCATCCCATCTTTTAGCGGAGTCACCAAAGCAATTTCACAGGTGCGATAGTAGGAGAGTAACTCCACCCGACTGAGAGAACGATAGATATAATGGATCGGGGTCCAGCCTACTTCCGTGAAACGGCCATTGATCTCTCCCACCAACCTTTCAATTTCTTGTTTGAGCGCTTCGTATTCAGGCACCCCCTGACGACTGGGCACGACTACCTGTACCAAACTGACCTTCCTTCTCATCTCGGGATACCGCTCCAAGGAGTTGGCAAAAGCAAGCAAACGTTGCGGAATTCCCTTGGTGTAATCAAGTCGATCCACGCCGAGAATCAACTTCCGCTCGGGAAGATTGGCATGAATAATCCAAGCCTGATCTTGCACCTCTTTCATTTCTGCAAGTTCTGCGAACTGATTATAATCAATGCTGATAGGAAACGTCCCCACCAGCACTTCCCTAGTCGGAGTCAAACACCTTGCCACCTGGCCGTGACCAATGACTTTGGAGCCTGGGATCAACATCTTGACACAATCCATGAAATTTCGCCGATCACGCACTGTTTGAAAGCCAACTAAATCATACTGCAGCAAGGCATTCAGGATCTGGAATCGCCAAGGCATCCTAATAAATCCATCCAAATGAGGGAAAGGAATGTGAAGAAAAAACCCGGTATGACGATTGACACCCATTTTCTTCAACTGGTCGGCTACCAGGATAAGCTGATAGTCGTGAATCCAGACATAGTCCTCGTCTTCTTCAGTGTTTTCGGCAATAGATTTGGCAAACTTAGCGTTAACCCTTTCGTAAACTTTCCAATAGGCCGGGTCAAAATTACATTTTGAAGGCAGATCATGAAACAAGGGCCAAAGCACCTCATTGGAGAAACCAAAATAGTACTTCTGGATCTCATCTTCCGTTAAATCGACTGGTTCCAGAGTATAACCAGTTTCCTGAGCGCCTTTCGATAGCAGATCATCCAGCGCCCCTTCACTCATAGACTCACGGATATTCGAGCCAAGCCAGCCGATCCACAGCCCTCCACGATCGCGCAGTACCGGCCCTAAAGCCGTCACCAAACCCCCTTCTCCCGATTTTATCAACCACTGTCCATCATCTCCTTTGGTTACAACTATCGCCAAACGGTTCGACACGACGGCAAGTCTGGTGTTTTCCATTCTTCTTTAACTCCCAGGCGTAGATGTTACGGAAACCCAGGTTTCCAAAAATTTCTTAACCGCCTCACAATCTGGTAAAAATCCCTTGGCAGCGGTTGTTGAGGAAGCCGAGCCAACTTTAATGCCAACTCCCATTTCATGAATTGTCCTGAAAGCGTCTTCATCGGTATCGTCGTCGCCCACGTATACCGGGAAGGTCCCTAGCGGCTGAAGATGCAGAAGCTCCGACAAGGCATCTCCTTTGTGACGACCGGCACAACGGATCTCGACCCCTCCGTTAAACCGCCGACACTCCAGGGCATGTTGAATGGCAATCGCAGTCCAGGCGGAGAATATGCTCTCCTCCATCAAAGAGGCTACTTGGCCAGGAAATCCTCGAGTGTGCATCGCAATCGAGGCAACCTTATACTCGAGTTTTTCACCATACCCCTGCTGCAACGCCACACCCTTTGCCTTTTCAAGTCCCATTTTCTGTTCAGCTGACGGATTGATCACCACTGGGCTGTCGTTTGCCGGATGCCACATCTCAAAGCCATGACTGCCAACGATGGTCACGGGAAGATTATTGAGCAGCGTCGAAACCTCAAAGGCAGGGCGGCCAGAAACAATGGCAACGGTAGTCGTATTCTGTTTCAATAGCGCATCTAAGATATCAAGCACGCCGGGCAGAGGTTTCGCCTGCATCGGATCAACATGAAATGGAGCGAGTGTCCCATCATAATCCAATCCCAGAAATCTTAATTGCTCAGAACAGACTCTGTCCCAAAAGTCGGGCACATTCCCTATTTCTATTTTTCTTTTATTATTACAATTCATTATGCCCTTTTTTGCATCTTGGAATTATTATTAATCTTGGCACCAATCATTATAGGGATTTCACATTACCAGCAGGTATCTGTTCAAGAAGCGCCACCGGAAATTGTCGCAATATCGATGCGAGAGGAAGAATTGCGCCCTCCACGTCTCTTCCGACAAGAATTTCACCAGTAAAGAGATTTCGATAACTCCCACCTAGCTCCTGCGGAGACTGAGCAGAGAACTCCGGCACCGCAAGAGTAGTATCGCCCCAAACTTCTTGACCATGTGGATAGGAAATTGTGTCAGGCATGACTGAGGCGATAAGTCGAGGAACAACCACAATCACCCTTTTTCCATTGGCCTCACGCATAAAGGCGACCACCGACTCCGCCCCCTCACCTCGTACATGAAGAAGAGTATATGAACCCTGCTCAAAAACATCCCGATTATCACGTCGAAAAATGAGGCTCTTCCAGGTCACAAAGAGCTTGATACCGCCATCTTCCATCTGCGCAAGGAGCTTCCCGCACAAAAAGGTTAGACCCATCCGCTGTTCATCAAGCTGTAATTCCTGCAACATCTCCGTTCGTCTGAGAAAATCCACAGGCCTGCGGTTATCCGGATCTACAAGGCTCAGGTCCCAAAGCTCTGTACCCTGATAGAGATCGGGTATACCAGGGGATGTTATTTTGAGCAGGGTTTGAGAGAGTGAGTTGAACATGCCCATTCTGGCAACATATCCGGCAAGGCCCAGGAAAGAGCGAACAAATGCCGTATTACCATTACCGATAATGGTATCGACAAAGCCATCTACCGCCTCCTCATAAGCGATGTTAGGGTTTATCCAACTGCTGTTCTGTTTCGCCTCACGGATAGCCTTACGCATATAAGCCTTGATGCGTTGTCGAAATTCGACAAACTCCTCTTGTTCTGATAACTGATGAGGCCAGACCCCAAGCAGAGTCTGATAAAGAAGATACTCCTCATTGCGGGAAGGCGCCTTTCGACCTTCAACGTCCTTCAAACGCTTACGGTTGAACTGACCCCAGGTAATAAGCGCCTTACGCCAGGCATCTGGAATTTCTGACAGCACATTAATTCGTGCACGGGCATCCTCACTCCGCTTAGTATCATGAGTGGAGGTGGCATTCATGGCATGAGGGTAGGTTTTAAAACGTTCCACATTCTGCCGATGGAAAGAGGCCGCCAGAGACCCAAACTGCTCTGGAGAACTGCCGACTTCATTTAAGGAAACGAGGCGGTTATAGACATAACAGGCAGTATCCTCCACCCCTTTAGCCATCACCGGGCCGCTAAATTGCTGAAAGCGCATGACAAAATCAAGGCGCAATCGCAAATCCTCTTCGTCCGCACCTGCCGGACAACGCAACAGTAAAACATCCTTGATAAAGTCAAAAATGAACGATCCCATGGCCAAGTTATGCCTTCGCGCCTTGGAGATAGTCTGCTCGATGCTCTGGCGATCACGCTCAGCGATTTCCGTGCTCCGAATATAGGTCCGGTAGACTGGGAAGAAGGCTATTACCTCAACCAGCGCCTTGGTCAGACTGTTCAAGGTAAAGTCCCTGGTATGCCGATTCCTCTCTGAGATAGTATTGAGATAGTGACTGAGTGTATTGATCTCACTCGACATTGAGACCTGCATGACAAGCCTCTTGGTCTCGGTTGCTATCTCAAGAAAATCCTGACGAATCCGGATGAAACGGCCATAAATGGCATCAAATTTTCGTGTATTCCTGCTATCAACAAAAAGATTATTAACGCTGTTAAGAAAGGCATACCCTGTTTCACCATGCACAGGCCAGTCATGAGGGAGCCGTTCACCATGCATAAGGATTTTTTCCCCTACAATATAATATGACCGTGGAGTGTCTTCAGAAGACAAAAGATCTCCGCCACCAGATTGCCTTTCATTCTCATCTTCAATGATTTGGTTGGTCTGACAACGATCCTGGAGTCGACAAAGATAGGCTGCTGGATCGTAAAGGCCATCGACATGATCAACCCGAAGCCCGGTCACCACCCCCTGGTCCATAAGCTGGAAGATAAAATCATGTGTTGCAGCGAACACCTGATCATCCTCGACCCGGATAGCACCCAGCGCATTGACATCAAAGAACCGCCGATAGTTAATCTCTTCAGTTGCTACCCGCCAGTGGGAGATGCGGTACACCTGCTCAGAGAGCAGTTGGTCGAGGAGATCAAAACTTTCCGGACTCCCTGGTTGACCATTGAAGATCCGAACGTTTTCATCAATAAATGCCGCGACGGCAGTGCTGTCAGTGTACAGCGCTTGAAGACGGCGCTTTACCACCTCTTTTTCCCGGTAACGCTCAGCCACCCGTTCCATATCGGTTTCGGTATACAAAGGCAGATGTTCAAGCGCGGTCATGATGCTCAGCAATTCCTGAAAGGGGAAACTGTCGATCCCCAACTCACGCTCAAGAAAATCCAGACGGTATCTGAGGATATGAGTGTAGCTTTTAGGAATTATCGGAAATAGATGCTCATAATAGTTAATGGTAAAAGCGCCGTCTCCAAATGAAAGGATGATCTCACCATTATCCAAAACGTTCCCATACTGATCGCCTAAGACCGGAATAAGGATCTTACTCTTCAACTCCTTCTTCACCGGATCCCAGTCGACATCAAAAGTGCGAGCATGCACCGAGCTGGGTCCGTTTTCAAGAAGATCCTGCCACCATAGGTTTTCCCCACCCTCCACGCACATATGATTCGGCACAATATCAAGAATCTGCCCTAATCCGAGAGCAAGAAGCTGTTGGGTAAAAATCGTGTACTCCTCTTCTGAGCCGACTTCCGGATTCAAACCATCGTGGCCAATGATATCATAGCCGTGAGTACTGCCTTTTCGGGCCTTGAGATACGGAGATGCATAAATATCCGTTACGCCGAGGTTTTTCAGATAAGAGAGAATAACTGTGGCATCCTTGAAGCCAAAATCAGCATTAAACTGCAATCGATAGGTGGCGGACGGGATAAAGAGAGATGGCCGAAGATTATTGGCAATAAGTTCCATACTTACCACCCCCAGACAAGGGAGCCCTTAATCCAGCCGATAATCTTGCTCGAGTGTTTCACATTAACCCACCCCTTACCTTTCTTGATGAGTTTGAGAACGGTTCCGTATTCGGCCTTCCCAACAATCTGATATTTCTTACCAGGGCCACTGCGGATATTGACGATCTTCCTGGAGACAACAACAAATGGAGTCTTGTCTGTCAACTTCCGGTACACCCAGCCGGTATCACCCTCAAAGTCCTTCACTCGTAGCCAGTTCCCCTTGCGTTCAAGTGTCTTCAAGGGAAAACCCCGACCCAACTCCCACATCACTGGGTGTCGAGTTCCTGGTCCGGAGCGCATATTGACCTCTTCCCTGGCAATGCTCACCATTTGTGCCTGAACAGTAGTTACTAAAGTAACAAAAATAATCAAAAAGGCGGTTAGTAATCGTTTCATGGATATTCCTCCTGGATTGAGTATTGGGTTACGCTTCGCTAACCCAACCTACAACATACGGACCACTGTATATTTGATGGTCCTAGGCGTAGGTTGGGTTAGGCCGTTGTCTGGCCGTAACCCAACATTAATGTCTTCGGCGCACCTTCCATGACCATTTATGAATTTCCAGTGCCGCCAAAATGGTGAGCGCAAGTCCCAACAAGGATATAAATGTGGTCAAGTCCACAGGTTCAATACGTAGGATTCTCTGCATAAAAGGGATCTGCATGGAGATCATGTGGACGAGGAAGGCTAAGGTGGTGCCACCAAGGAGAATAGGACTGCTGAACAACGACAACCGAAAGGCCGACGTTGTCTCTGAGCGACAGTTAGCGATATGGATGTTCTCGAACAGTACCATCAGAAGCAGCAGACCATTACGCGCCTGCCCTTCCGACCATCCGGCCACTTCAATCATCCAACAGAACGAACCAAAGCCAACCACTGCGATAACAATGGCAGCAATAAGGGTGCGCTCTACCATCAGTCTATTAAAGATGCGCTCTTTCGGAGGTCGTGGTTTACGTTGCAAGGCCCCTTTTTCACCAGGCTCAAAGGCCAAGGCAACATCCTGGATGCCGTTCGTCACCAGGTTTAGCCATAGCAACTGCGCAGGAAGAAGGGGAAGTATCGCTAGCCCAGCGCTGGTATTGGGCCAGCCGGTCACAATAGCAAGGCCCAAAAGAACTACTTCTGCTGCACCGGTGGAAATAAGCAGGTAGATCACCTTACGAATGTTGTCATAGGCGACCCGTCCTTCTTCAACTCCGGCCACGATTGAGGCGAAATTATCATCAGTAAGGACAAGCTCTGCTGCCTCACGCGCAACATCCGTACCTGCCTTGCCCATGGCAACACCGATGTTTGCCTGCCTGAGCGCCGGGGCATCGTTAACCCCATCACCCGTTACCGCCACGTAATGCCCTAATTGCCGAGCCGCTTCGACCAGTTCCAGCTTTTGCCTTGGAGTCGCTCGGGCAAAGACGCGAGTATATTTAACCACATCACTCACTTGCACAGACGACATGGCTTCCAGTTCTCTGCCTGAAATCACCTGATCCGGAACATGAGCAAGTCCCAAGTCACGTGCAATAGCCAGGGCAGTTACCGGGTGGTCACCTGTAATCATACACACAGTGATTCCCGCCGAATGACATGCCGCCACTGCCTCGCGAACACCATGCCGTAACGGATCAATCATCCCAACAAATCCCAGGAATGTAACATTATTCGGCTCCGGAGGTGTCTGTGCGGGATCCAAGTTATCTAAAACAACGCCTTCCGCTAAGGCCAGAATCCTGAACCCTCGTTCCGCCATAGACTCAGCAAGAAGCATTAACTGCTGAGATTTCTCCACACGGTCAGGAAAACTGCACATCGCAAGCACTCGCTCCGGCGCCCCCTTCACAGCTACAAAAACACTGCCATCGTATCTGTGAAATGTCGCTGCATATTGATGCTCAGGCTCAAAGGGTATCTCATTTATCTGAGGATATTGGCTCAACACCGCTTCGCGAACCAGCCCAAGTTTATGCCCCATGGAGAGCAGAGCCAAGTCCGTCGGATCGCCCCGCCAAACCCAGGCATCATCTCGCTGATGCAGATCCCCCTCGTTACAGAGTACGGAGACCCGAGCCAAATCTATCAGCGCTGGATGATCCGCACTCATTACCGGTAGACCATTGACAAGAATATCACCGTTCGGAGCAAACCCTTCGCCAGTTACCTCAAACATCTGCTGATCAGGCAGACATATCGCTCGCACCGTCAACTCGTTGCAGGTGAGGGTCCCTGTCTTGTCGCAACCGATAAAGGTGCAACTGCCCAACCCTTCAACCGCCGCCAATCTCCGAACAATGACGCCACGGCGGGCCATCCGCGTAGCAGCAATAGCCAAAGCTACCGTCAGCGCCACTGGCAGTCCTTCCGGAATAGCAGAAACAGCCAAGGCCACCCCAAACATAAACATGTCACTTACTTCATACCCCCGAAACAGTACCCCAATAACGGCAATCGAAGCCGCGGCAATCAGGACTGAATAGGCAACGACCTGAGTAAACCTTTCCATTCGCTCAAGCAGAGGAGGCCTGCCTCCTGTGGAACTTAGAACGTCGAGAGCCAACTGGCCAACTACGGTCTCTTCCCCGGTCGCGACTACTACCCCCTTGCCACGCCCCCGAACAATGATCGAACCGGCATATGCCATATTATACCTATCAACCATCGGTTCGGACCCATCGCCAATCCAAGCGGAATCCTTGAGGACAGAAAACGACTCGCCGGTCAGCAGCGACTCATCCACTTCCAAACCGTGTGCCAAGAGAAGCCGCATATCCGCCGGCACTCGATTCCCTGACTCCAGCCAGATAATATCTCCCGGCACAACTTCCTCGGCATCCAATTCGGAGATCTCGCCATCACGGAAGACCGAAGCCCGAATCTTGAGCAGATTCTGCAAAGCCCGGCTGCTTTGATCAGCCTTCCACTCCTGGTATCCTCCGATAACAGCATTCAAGACCAGCACGGATGCAATGAAAATGGCGTCCACTGGGTCATCGGGGTGCAGGAAAAGAGAAACAACGGCAGCAATGGTCAGGATATAAATAAGTGGACTTTTAAATTGACGGAAAGCAATTTTCCACCAGGTTACCGCCGCCTTCTGAGGAAGTTGATTCCGTCCATAACGAGCGAGTCTCTCTGTGGCTTGGGCTCGTGACAGCCCTGTTTCAGTCACTGCCAATCGAGCCAGCAGATCAACACTAGAGAGTTCATGCCAGGTCACGGATTTCTGCTCACTCTGGGGAGTCAATGATGTCATCATCGGGTTACACCTTTTTCTCGCTATTCATATAACGATCATACTGAGTGGAATACAATTCACTTAAGGTGAGAAAAGCGGTGATAATCAACGGCCCATAGATAATGCCGAGAAATCCGAAAACACTCAGCCCACCCATAATGCCGAGAAAAACCAGCA
This genomic window from Desulfobulbaceae bacterium contains:
- a CDS encoding alpha-1,4-glucan--maltose-1-phosphate maltosyltransferase gives rise to the protein MKDSAHKVSLPDENLARRVWIENVRPSVDDGRYPIKRTPGEAVTVTADVFADGHDHLIVILRYRSSAKSEWQEIPMHCIGNDRWRASFLITSLEPYVYSVIGMADHFATWREEIRKKVAASQDVASELLEGAVMVEQAVGRASLVDRSQLVDHASFLADLNRSAEVRIEAGLAPDLNALMLRYPDRAKSTEHPAFTVDVDPVHARFSAWYELFPRSATSVPGRSGTFREAEALLPYVANMGFDILYLPPIHPIGRTYRKGPNNTLTAGPDDPGSPWAIGAEEGGHCAVHPDLGTLDDFRHFVEAAHRHNLMVALDIAFQCSPDHPWVHEHPEWFRHRPDGSIKYAENPPKKYQDIYPLDFECQEWRTLWQALAEVVLFWMDQGVTVFRIDNPHTKSLRFWQWLIREVRTARPDVIFLAEAFTRPAVMYALAKAGFNQSYTYFTWRNTGHEITQYLSELTQSGVREFFRPNFFVNTPDILPEYLQFGGRPAFLARLVLAATLSSSYGVYSGFEHCEAEALPGTEEYLDSEKFQIRQREWNRQGGLSDFIKRINRIRRDNPALAHNFRLRFYPVDNEQILCYSKTTSDNDNIILVAVNLDPHHAHEGWLQFPVGEFGIGETESYQVHDLLGAGRYLWQGTRNYLRLDPALSPAQIFLLRRRVRTERDFDYFM
- a CDS encoding trehalose-6-phosphate synthase, which gives rise to MENTRLAVVSNRLAIVVTKGDDGQWLIKSGEGGLVTALGPVLRDRGGLWIGWLGSNIRESMSEGALDDLLSKGAQETGYTLEPVDLTEDEIQKYYFGFSNEVLWPLFHDLPSKCNFDPAYWKVYERVNAKFAKSIAENTEEDEDYVWIHDYQLILVADQLKKMGVNRHTGFFLHIPFPHLDGFIRMPWRFQILNALLQYDLVGFQTVRDRRNFMDCVKMLIPGSKVIGHGQVARCLTPTREVLVGTFPISIDYNQFAELAEMKEVQDQAWIIHANLPERKLILGVDRLDYTKGIPQRLLAFANSLERYPEMRRKVSLVQVVVPSRQGVPEYEALKQEIERLVGEINGRFTEVGWTPIHYIYRSLSRVELLSYYRTCEIALVTPLKDGMNLVAKEFCACSIDDNGILILSEFAGAAAQLHSGALLVNPYDIEGVADVIYEAFIMDKETRQARMRKMRRSIKKNDIFHWVNTYFRVGLDKDLSQFPVAEFFVPKPNING
- the otsB gene encoding trehalose-phosphatase: MNCNNKRKIEIGNVPDFWDRVCSEQLRFLGLDYDGTLAPFHVDPMQAKPLPGVLDILDALLKQNTTTVAIVSGRPAFEVSTLLNNLPVTIVGSHGFEMWHPANDSPVVINPSAEQKMGLEKAKGVALQQGYGEKLEYKVASIAMHTRGFPGQVASLMEESIFSAWTAIAIQHALECRRFNGGVEIRCAGRHKGDALSELLHLQPLGTFPVYVGDDDTDEDAFRTIHEMGVGIKVGSASSTTAAKGFLPDCEAVKKFLETWVSVTSTPGS
- the treY gene encoding malto-oligosyltrehalose synthase codes for the protein MELIANNLRPSLFIPSATYRLQFNADFGFKDATVILSYLKNLGVTDIYASPYLKARKGSTHGYDIIGHDGLNPEVGSEEEYTIFTQQLLALGLGQILDIVPNHMCVEGGENLWWQDLLENGPSSVHARTFDVDWDPVKKELKSKILIPVLGDQYGNVLDNGEIILSFGDGAFTINYYEHLFPIIPKSYTHILRYRLDFLERELGIDSFPFQELLSIMTALEHLPLYTETDMERVAERYREKEVVKRRLQALYTDSTAVAAFIDENVRIFNGQPGSPESFDLLDQLLSEQVYRISHWRVATEEINYRRFFDVNALGAIRVEDDQVFAATHDFIFQLMDQGVVTGLRVDHVDGLYDPAAYLCRLQDRCQTNQIIEDENERQSGGGDLLSSEDTPRSYYIVGEKILMHGERLPHDWPVHGETGYAFLNSVNNLFVDSRNTRKFDAIYGRFIRIRQDFLEIATETKRLVMQVSMSSEINTLSHYLNTISERNRHTRDFTLNSLTKALVEVIAFFPVYRTYIRSTEIAERDRQSIEQTISKARRHNLAMGSFIFDFIKDVLLLRCPAGADEEDLRLRLDFVMRFQQFSGPVMAKGVEDTACYVYNRLVSLNEVGSSPEQFGSLAASFHRQNVERFKTYPHAMNATSTHDTKRSEDARARINVLSEIPDAWRKALITWGQFNRKRLKDVEGRKAPSRNEEYLLYQTLLGVWPHQLSEQEEFVEFRQRIKAYMRKAIREAKQNSSWINPNIAYEEAVDGFVDTIIGNGNTAFVRSFLGLAGYVARMGMFNSLSQTLLKITSPGIPDLYQGTELWDLSLVDPDNRRPVDFLRRTEMLQELQLDEQRMGLTFLCGKLLAQMEDGGIKLFVTWKSLIFRRDNRDVFEQGSYTLLHVRGEGAESVVAFMREANGKRVIVVVPRLIASVMPDTISYPHGQEVWGDTTLAVPEFSAQSPQELGGSYRNLFTGEILVGRDVEGAILPLASILRQFPVALLEQIPAGNVKSL
- a CDS encoding SH3 domain-containing protein gives rise to the protein MKRLLTAFLIIFVTLVTTVQAQMVSIAREEVNMRSGPGTRHPVMWELGRGFPLKTLERKGNWLRVKDFEGDTGWVYRKLTDKTPFVVVSRKIVNIRSGPGKKYQIVGKAEYGTVLKLIKKGKGWVNVKHSSKIIGWIKGSLVWGW
- a CDS encoding HAD-IC family P-type ATPase, whose translation is MTSLTPQSEQKSVTWHELSSVDLLARLAVTETGLSRAQATERLARYGRNQLPQKAAVTWWKIAFRQFKSPLIYILTIAAVVSLFLHPDDPVDAIFIASVLVLNAVIGGYQEWKADQSSRALQNLLKIRASVFRDGEISELDAEEVVPGDIIWLESGNRVPADMRLLLAHGLEVDESLLTGESFSVLKDSAWIGDGSEPMVDRYNMAYAGSIIVRGRGKGVVVATGEETVVGQLALDVLSSTGGRPPLLERMERFTQVVAYSVLIAAASIAVIGVLFRGYEVSDMFMFGVALAVSAIPEGLPVALTVALAIAATRMARRGVIVRRLAAVEGLGSCTFIGCDKTGTLTCNELTVRAICLPDQQMFEVTGEGFAPNGDILVNGLPVMSADHPALIDLARVSVLCNEGDLHQRDDAWVWRGDPTDLALLSMGHKLGLVREAVLSQYPQINEIPFEPEHQYAATFHRYDGSVFVAVKGAPERVLAMCSFPDRVEKSQQLMLLAESMAERGFRILALAEGVVLDNLDPAQTPPEPNNVTFLGFVGMIDPLRHGVREAVAACHSAGITVCMITGDHPVTALAIARDLGLAHVPDQVISGRELEAMSSVQVSDVVKYTRVFARATPRQKLELVEAARQLGHYVAVTGDGVNDAPALRQANIGVAMGKAGTDVAREAAELVLTDDNFASIVAGVEEGRVAYDNIRKVIYLLISTGAAEVVLLGLAIVTGWPNTSAGLAILPLLPAQLLWLNLVTNGIQDVALAFEPGEKGALQRKPRPPKERIFNRLMVERTLIAAIVIAVVGFGSFCWMIEVAGWSEGQARNGLLLLMVLFENIHIANCRSETTSAFRLSLFSSPILLGGTTLAFLVHMISMQIPFMQRILRIEPVDLTTFISLLGLALTILAALEIHKWSWKVRRRH